The Thermodesulfobacteriota bacterium genome contains the following window.
TAGTGTATGCAGGATCAGTTGTAGGCAGGTGTTTTAAATTTATATCACCGCTATATAAAAGTGTCTTATCACCCTTGTCGATAATCATCTGAGCTGCCCCAAGCATTGTTCCGGATGGAACAAGTTCAACTTGTAAATTTCCAAGTGCGAAGGGTCTGTAATAAGGGCACGGAAGGACTACCGGTTTTTTTATTTTCTTTTCGAGAAATTTTATCGTTTGGGGGGTAGCCAGAATTTTTTCAGGTGCACTAAATTTCTCTATATCAGCTGATGAGATAAAAGAAAGCGGTACTTTCTTTTTTGCATCAAACCATAGCTCTGTACCAACTAAATGTGTTCCATTTTGATATTCAATCATTAATTTCGAAATTTAGTCTACTTCGGGGAGGATGAATTTCAAGAAGTTGATGATGAATGAAGATATGACAAGTAGCTCTAGATTTCAGCTTCTTATCAATTACTCGATAACTGTTTCAGAGGTAAAATCTTCGTTGTCCAGCTTCCACTCGCCGTTTTCTTTTACAAGGGTCACAATACCGGTCACTTTGGCATTGGGATCATTTGTATCAGTCCCATCAATTGTTAAAGTAGCCTTGTTTCCCTCAATCTTGGATGAGATGCTTTTTGTTTTCATAGTACTTCTTACTTCTCTCATTATCTCCAAAAACGCAGCTTCATCTTCTGGCGAAATCTCACCCATTTGATTGATATTGGCCTGAGAGAGATAGGGCTTTAGCTCTCCCAAAGACTGCGCTTTCATGCTTGTTTTTACATATGATTCGTAGAATTTAATAGTATCATTTTCTTCATCTGCGAAAGCTGCTGTGACTATAAATAGACTTACAATTAGACTAAATATAAGAGTATATTTTTTCATTTATTTCTCCGCTATATATGAATTATTATATGATTACCATCTTTTTTAAAGAATACCAAGCACAATTATTGTTGACAAGCAGTAGTTATGGCAGTGATAATTTTGAGTACAAATTCTAGAAAATAAACTATGAGGTGAACTCTTGATGGATAAGACTGAAATGCTGTTAAAAGACTTGACTGAGGCGCATGGTGTGCCTGGATATGAGGCGCAAGTGCGCAAGATTATTAGAAATTATTTCAAACCTATTGGTGACATTGAAGAAGACAATATGGGCAGTCTTATCTGCAAAAAAGTGGGGAAAGATGATTCTCCAAACATAATGCTTGCGGGCCATATGGATGAGGTAGGTTTTATGGTTAAGCACATATCAGCTGATGGTTATATCAGGTTCACACCGCTTGGTGGCTGGTGGGATCAGGTGCTGCTTGCCCAAAGAGTGGCTATCAAAACAAACAAAGGCGACGTGATTGGAGTAATTGGCGCTAAGCCTCCCCACCTCCTCTCACCCGAAGAACGCAACAAAGTAGTTGTTAGAAAAAATATGTACATAGATATCGGGGCCACTTCTGAAAAAGATGTTGAAAAAGCAGGCGTGAGAATAGGAGATCCGATCGTTCCTGTAAGTGAGTTTACAGTGCTATCAAATCCTAAAACTTATATGTGCAAAGCTTTTGATGACCGAGTTGGTTGTGCAGTGGTAATATCTGCACTGAGTTCACTAAAGAAGAATCATCCAAACACCCTGATTGGCGCTGCAACTGTGCAGGAAGAGGTTGGAGTAAGGGGAGCAACCACTAGTGTTGAAATGGTTGATCCGGATATTGCTATCATACTTGAATCTGACATAGCAGGAGATGTTCCTGGAATAAAACCTGATGAATCGTCCACAAAATTTGCTGGTGGACCATCACTACTTCTTTATGATGCGCGAATGATACCAAATCTAAAACTAAGAGATCTTGTTATAGATACTGCTAAGAAAAATAAGATACCTCTACAATTCACAACCATGGAAGGCGGTGCAACAGACGGATCAGTTATACACCTTCATAAGATAGGAGTTCCCACTGTGGTGCTTGGGGTCCCTTCAAGACACATACATAGCCACAACTCAATTATTCATAGGGACGACTTTGACAACACAGTTAAGCTATTAAAAGCTGTCGTGCAAAAGCTGGATAAGAAAACTGTACAAAATATTAAGTCATTCAGGTAGATAGGCAAAGTAGCATATAGCGCCTGTTATTAATTTGCTGGTAAACTTAAGGGCACTTTGGAATCCATAAAAATAACTGGGGCTAGAGAGCACAACTTAAGAGATGTCTCTCTATCCATACCCAGAGGAAAACTTGTTGTAATAACAGGCGTTAGCGGATCGGGAAAGTCTTCTCTTGCTTTTGATACGATTTTCGCAGAGGGACAGAGAAGGTATATGGAATCGCTATCTGCATATGCACGTCAATTTGTAGAGAAAATAGATAAGCCCGATGTTGATTCTATTGAAGGCCTGTCTCCATCAATCTCAGTAGACCAAAAAACATTTCAAAGAAACCCCCGCTCTACTGTAGGCACTATTACAGAGATATACGATTTTTTAAGGCTCCTATTTGCCAGGGTCGGCAAGCCTTACTGTTATGAATGCAATGTTGAAATTGCAGCTCAATCAATTGATAAGATGGTTGAGCGGGTTATTTCTTTAGAAAAAGGAGATAAAGTCTCAATTTATTCTCCAATTGTTCAAGGGAGAAAAGGGGAGTATAGAAAGGAGCTGGAGGAACTTAGATCTGAGGGCTATTTAAGAGTAAGAATAGACGGAGAGGTCTATGATCTGGATGAAGAAATAAATATCAATAGAAATAAAAAGCACACGATCGAACTGTTGGTTGACGTGGCTGTAGTTAGGCCACAAGATATGGATGAGAGAATACGAGAGTCATTGCAAATTGCGCTAAAGCGCTCTGGCGGAGTTGCGGTAGTTGAATCTAGTAAAGGGAAAAAGTTTACTTTCAGCGATAAGTTTGCATGTCCTAATTGCGGCATCAGTTACCCAGAAATATCGCCAAGGCTGTTCTCCTTTAATAGTCCTTATGGTTCATGTAAGACCTGCGATGGTATCGGGACAAACTCTTTTTGCGACCCGGAGCTTTTAATAGACCCAGAGCTGTCAATTTCAAAAGGAGCTATAATTCCTTGGAGAAACTCTACATATTTCAATCAGCTCATCGAAAATGTTGCTGAGTACTATAAATTTGACCTAGATACACCTTATAAGAAACTTCCATCAAAAATAAGAAAAATAATTGTGCACGGCTCAGGCGATGAAGAAGTTCTGTTTTATAAAGAAAGAAAAGGCAGGGTTCTTAAGCACTGGGATACATATGCAGGGGTTTTAGGGATCACCTCTGATTGGTTTGCGGAAACTGAATCGCCCGAAGTAAGGGAAAAACTCTCACAGTATATGAGAACAGCCACATGCACTGATTGCGGGGGCTCAAGACTCAGAAAAGAAGCGCTTTCGATCTATATAGACGGAAACTCTATATTCGAAATTATCAGTATGCCGGTAGACAGCGCACTCGAATTTTTTAAGGATCTAAATCTAAGTGGTAGGGATCTGGAGATTGGGGAGAGAATAATCAAAGAGATAAAGTCCAGGCTAAGTTTTCTAGATGACGTAGGTCTTAGCTACCTCACATTAGACCGCTCCGCTCCAACACTATCTGGCGGCGAGGCTCAGCGGATAAGACTAGCGACGCAAGTGGGGTCCAAACTCACGGGAATTACCTATGTTCTAGATGAGCCAACAATAGGTCTTCATTCAAGAGACAATCTAAAACTTATAGATACCCTAAAATCACTTAGGGACAGCGGCAACTCTATTATCGTAGTTGAGCATGATGAGGATACGATTAGAAACGCTGACTTTGTTGTAGATATTGGACCGGGTGCAGGAGAGAAAGGCGGCGAGATAGTAACATCCGGGGGAGTTGAAAAGATATGCGGCGCTAAGAACTCTCTTACAGGAGGTTATTTATCTGGCGAGTTGGATATCGACTATCCTAAAAAACGCAGAAAACCTAAAGAGTTTATTTCTATAAAAGGCGCAAGTGAGCACAACCTTAAGAACATAGACATCGATTTTCCATTGGGTGTTTTTACATGCGTAACCGGAGTGTCCGGCTCAGGAAAGAGTACACTCGTTATAGATACACTATATAATGCCCTTAGCCATTTCTTATACAGAAGTAAGGATCAAATCGGTAAACACAAGAAAATCTCAGGTTTCAAAAAAATTGATAAGATACTAAATGTGGAGCAAAGCCCCATCGGCAGAACTCCTAGGTCAAACCCGGCAACTTATACGGGACTTTTTTCTCCAATCAGAGATTTATTTGCTATGCTTCCGCAGTCCAACGCAAGGGGATACAAGCCTGGAAGGTTCAGTTTTAACGTAAACGAAGGAAGATGCAGCGTGTGCTCTGGGCATGGGACTCAAAAAATAGAGATGCACTTTCTACCCGATGTATACGTGACTTGTGAAAGATGCGGCGGAAGCAGGTATAACTCCGAGACATTAGAAATCAAATACAATGGTAAGAGCATTGCAGATGTGCTGGATATGACGGTTAGAGAAGCACACGAATTTTTCAAAAACGTTCCAACTTTAAAATCAAAGCTTGAGGTTCTTGAAGCTGTCGGACTGGAATATATAAGATTGGGTCAGGCCGCTACAACACTATCAGGCGGAGAGGCTCAAAGGATTAAACTGTCTAAAGAACTCTCCAGAAGAGATACCGGAAACACTTTGTATATACTTGATGAACCTACAATTGGGCTTCACTTTGATGATGTACGCAAACTCATATTAGTCATTCAAGAGCTTACAAACAAAGGTAATACTGTGATAGTAATAGAACATAACCTTGATGTAATCAAATGTGCAGATCATATTATTGATATGGGCCCCGAAGGAGGGGAGTCAGGTGGGCAGGTAATAGCACAAGGTACTCCGGAGAAAGTATCTAAAGTTAAAGGCTCTTATACTGGCATGTTCTTAAAAAGTATATTGAAGAGTAAATCTAGTACTAAAGGATCTCATTAGTTGGACCTCTTGCAATCAATTATTTTGGGCGCCGTTCAGGGAATTACTGAGTTTTTTCCCGTAAGCTCAACAGCACATCTAGTAATCTTTCCCTGGCTCTTTTCATGGAAAGACGAAGGGCTAGCGTTTAATGTCGCTCTTCATATGGGGAGTCTTGTTGCTATTATCTACTATTTCTGGCGCGATTGGATGCTTATCATTAGAGAATTTATACAGAGCGTTTCAAATTGGAGTTTTGATGGACGGCCAAACGGCAGGACAGGTTTGTATCTGATCATTGCTACTATACCAGGCGCGCTTGCTGGTGTGTTGTTTGAGAACTATGCAGCTGGTATTTTAAGAGATCCTTTATCTGTAGCGTTTATGCTTTCATTCTTTGGAGTAGTTCTATATTTTTCTGACCGGTTCTCTAAAAAAACTAAAACCGTAAGAGAAATGAGTATGATCGATTGCATAATCATCGGCATTTCTCAAGCATTTGCGATTATTCCTGGTGTCTCAAGATCAGGGATAACAATTACCGGCGGTATGTTTAGAAATTTAAACCGCGAGGAAGCTGCTAAATTTTCATTTTTACTAGGGGCTCCTCTAATTGCGGGGGCCGGTGTGTTTGAATCTAGACATTTGGAACCTCAGGCTGTTTTAAGCCTACCATTTATTGCTGGCGTAGCGGCCTCGGCAGTTTTTGCATTTCTTGCGATCAAATATCTATTAAAGTTCGTTAGAAAATCCAGCTACACTGTTTTTGTTGTTTACAGACTTGCCCTTGCAGTTCTAATTGCATTTCTCTATCTAACTAGATAAGAGGTTTCTACAGTGATTGCACTACTCTCATCAAACTGGGAAGAAATAGCCAAATTAAAAGAAGATATAAACTCCAAGGTGGATGAAAAAAATCCCGAGTCTAATTGTCTATTGGGAGAACTTTATGACCAGCAAATAGTTTTAGCTATTACAGGTGTTGGGATAAAAAGAGCCAGAACCATTTCAAGCAATATAATTCAAAAATATAAGCCAGAGCTAATGATTTTTGCTGGATTTGCAGGCGCGCTGAGTCTTGATCTTAAGCTAGGAGATATTATTATGGGTACTTCAATAACTAGCATTATAAAAAATGAAACTAAAACGTTATACACTGATTTTTCTCTTCCAACTAGCAGATACACTATGGGCCCACTGCTTACTGAAAGTAGATTTATTTACAATCCTCAAGAAAAAAACCGATTGTTTGATTCTACCGGAGCGCTAGCTGTCGATATGGAAACATGGGGAGTCGTAGAGGCTGCAATGCAGAGCAAGATTCCTGTATGCTGTGTTCGAGTAATATCTGACGAAGCCAACGAGATCCTTCCTGATATGGCCGCTATATATTCAAGCACAGGTGAGCTTGATGAAAAAAAAGCAGAACAATATTTTAATTCAAATCCCGAGCTATTAGCCCCCTACCTAAAATTCAGATTTACAAACACCTATATAGCATCAAAGAGCTTGTGTGAATTTATCCCGCATATATTAAGAAGCTCTAGATAACCTAACAAACCGGGCATACGCGGCTATTTATTAAATAAATAAATACGATATAATAGTATTAAATTAACCCCACCCCATTTGTTTCTAAAGGAGAGATGTGTGAAAAAGTATACTGGAATATTTATATTCATATTTTTATTTGGATTCACCGCTCAGGGATCCGAAGTAGACGATCTTCTTATTACAGTAGATGTTGATGATAGATCTGGTGGGGGTTGTTCAATTATGAAAGCAAAGCCCGATGGGAGCATCTCCGAGTTTGTCTCAGGTACGGATATTCTGAGTATAACTGGAAGGCCTGGTTGTGATTTAGAGGATACAGGGATTGCATCACTATTAGATGGTGTGATCTACTTCAACGAAGATAGATCCGGCGATATTCTTTTTGCAGCAACGGATAATATTGTTAGAAGATTTATCGCAGATGAGGTTTTAGACACATTGTTGCCAGATAATGTGGATATAGACAATGGAATGGCAGTAAACAAAGTTACAGGGACACTTGTTATAGCGGATGAAAACAATGGGGCGATATTAGAGCTACCGCCCGCTTTCTCCACTCCAATAGTTGACCCCTCATTAGTAAAGATATTGGCAACCGGGGCAGATTTTGAGGCTTTAGTCCCTCTTGGATCAGCTATAAATGCTGAAGGAGGAATAGCTATAGATGATCAACAAAACATATACGTTGCAAATGAGGATTTGGTCAACAATACGGCAAATGTAATTTTCAAATTAACTCCCCAAGGAGATGTGTCTGTACTTTGCACACAGGCTGAACTGATGGGCGTAATTGGAGTTGCACCTAGGTTAGATGTCGGCATGGCTTTTGACGGCAGTTTGTTTGTAGCTGACAGCAATTGCAACTGTGTTTTAGAAATTAACCCCGTCAGCTGCAGTCCCCAGATACTAATTGCAGAGGCTCAAATAAATTCACTGACTGGAAATACCAGTGCCGATTTAAACGGTGGTTTATGTATAGATAGAGATAAGAACCTATATGTTGGGGATAATGGTAGTATTTCTCAAAGTT
Protein-coding sequences here:
- a CDS encoding M42 family metallopeptidase — encoded protein: MDKTEMLLKDLTEAHGVPGYEAQVRKIIRNYFKPIGDIEEDNMGSLICKKVGKDDSPNIMLAGHMDEVGFMVKHISADGYIRFTPLGGWWDQVLLAQRVAIKTNKGDVIGVIGAKPPHLLSPEERNKVVVRKNMYIDIGATSEKDVEKAGVRIGDPIVPVSEFTVLSNPKTYMCKAFDDRVGCAVVISALSSLKKNHPNTLIGAATVQEEVGVRGATTSVEMVDPDIAIILESDIAGDVPGIKPDESSTKFAGGPSLLLYDARMIPNLKLRDLVIDTAKKNKIPLQFTTMEGGATDGSVIHLHKIGVPTVVLGVPSRHIHSHNSIIHRDDFDNTVKLLKAVVQKLDKKTVQNIKSFR
- the uvrA gene encoding excinuclease ABC subunit UvrA — encoded protein: MESIKITGAREHNLRDVSLSIPRGKLVVITGVSGSGKSSLAFDTIFAEGQRRYMESLSAYARQFVEKIDKPDVDSIEGLSPSISVDQKTFQRNPRSTVGTITEIYDFLRLLFARVGKPYCYECNVEIAAQSIDKMVERVISLEKGDKVSIYSPIVQGRKGEYRKELEELRSEGYLRVRIDGEVYDLDEEININRNKKHTIELLVDVAVVRPQDMDERIRESLQIALKRSGGVAVVESSKGKKFTFSDKFACPNCGISYPEISPRLFSFNSPYGSCKTCDGIGTNSFCDPELLIDPELSISKGAIIPWRNSTYFNQLIENVAEYYKFDLDTPYKKLPSKIRKIIVHGSGDEEVLFYKERKGRVLKHWDTYAGVLGITSDWFAETESPEVREKLSQYMRTATCTDCGGSRLRKEALSIYIDGNSIFEIISMPVDSALEFFKDLNLSGRDLEIGERIIKEIKSRLSFLDDVGLSYLTLDRSAPTLSGGEAQRIRLATQVGSKLTGITYVLDEPTIGLHSRDNLKLIDTLKSLRDSGNSIIVVEHDEDTIRNADFVVDIGPGAGEKGGEIVTSGGVEKICGAKNSLTGGYLSGELDIDYPKKRRKPKEFISIKGASEHNLKNIDIDFPLGVFTCVTGVSGSGKSTLVIDTLYNALSHFLYRSKDQIGKHKKISGFKKIDKILNVEQSPIGRTPRSNPATYTGLFSPIRDLFAMLPQSNARGYKPGRFSFNVNEGRCSVCSGHGTQKIEMHFLPDVYVTCERCGGSRYNSETLEIKYNGKSIADVLDMTVREAHEFFKNVPTLKSKLEVLEAVGLEYIRLGQAATTLSGGEAQRIKLSKELSRRDTGNTLYILDEPTIGLHFDDVRKLILVIQELTNKGNTVIVIEHNLDVIKCADHIIDMGPEGGESGGQVIAQGTPEKVSKVKGSYTGMFLKSILKSKSSTKGSH
- a CDS encoding undecaprenyl-diphosphate phosphatase: MDLLQSIILGAVQGITEFFPVSSTAHLVIFPWLFSWKDEGLAFNVALHMGSLVAIIYYFWRDWMLIIREFIQSVSNWSFDGRPNGRTGLYLIIATIPGALAGVLFENYAAGILRDPLSVAFMLSFFGVVLYFSDRFSKKTKTVREMSMIDCIIIGISQAFAIIPGVSRSGITITGGMFRNLNREEAAKFSFLLGAPLIAGAGVFESRHLEPQAVLSLPFIAGVAASAVFAFLAIKYLLKFVRKSSYTVFVVYRLALAVLIAFLYLTR